The bacterium genome segment GCTGTCATGCCCGGAGAAAGGTGTTGCGGCTCCTCCGTCGGACGCCGCGACTCTCTGCAACTCTGGAAGAAGGAGGCGAGCAATCTCGGGACCGATCTGAATCGTCTGACTCGTCTTGCCCTTCTCCTGACGCTCGCCGGAGCCACGCGTGTCAATCTGAAGGTAGCGAATGCCGTCCTGCTCGAAGGTGAAATACGTTCCGCGGATGCCGCCGTGGCGCTTTTGACTGTCACGCGTCAGCCGGTCGAGTTCCGAGACGAAGGCCATGGCTCCCCCTGTTGTTCCACTGCGCCGAGAGAATCCGCGAAGTCGGACGCGAGCGGCACGCAGACGCTGCTACTTGAGATTCCGACGCCGCGCCGCGGATGTCAACGACACGGCATTGCGGAAAATGCGGCCTAAAGACATGGCTGGCGTTAGTTACTGCGCGCTCGTCTGGTCGGGCGTCGCGTCGGCGGAGGAGGGGAATTCGGCGCCGGTGTAGGTGCGCTTGAGGTCGACGTGGCCGGCGAGGCTTTCGCGGGGATGGCCGTCGAGGAGGAGGCCGACGCGCTTGATCTCGGGCATCGAGACGGTCAGGGAGCGGGAGAGGGCGCCGACGAGGGACAGCTCCTCGTCCGCGCCGACGCCGGCGACGGAGGCCGCGTCGAGGTCGATCCAGGCGACGCCGGCGGCGGTGACGTGCACGGCGCGGAGCTTGGGCGGCTTGCGCGTCGGCGTCAGCGCGTCCTTCGCGTCGGGGACGCCGCCGAGGACGAGCTGCGCGATCTGGCGCGCGCGGGCGCCGGGGGCGGGGAGGTCGTCGATCTCCGTCTCGAACGGGACGAGCGCGAACTCCTCGGTCGCGGCGCGCTGGAAGATCGTCGCCTTGCGGCGCGCCGGCGTGCCGGTCGTCGCGGGGGCGGCGGGCGATCCGGGCGCCGCCGCGGGGGCGGTCGGCGCGGCGGGGGCCGCGGCCTCGTCGAGCCCCGCGCCGAGCGACTGGCCTTCGCCGCGCATCACGAGATGGACGAGCGCGAAGCCCGCGGCGGCCGCAGTAAGCGCGAGGACGCCGGCCAGGAGCCAGCGTCCGGCGCCGGAGCGGCTCACTTGGTCCTCGCCGCGGTCTCGGCGCGGAACTGTTTGATCGCCGCCGCGACCGCCTCGGCCAGCTTCTTCCGATGCTCCTCGGAGGCGAGCTGCTTCGCCTCGTCCTTGTTGCTGATGAAGCCGAGCTCCACGAGCACCGCGGGGCAGGTCGCGCCGACGAGGACGCGGAACGGCGCCTGACGCACGCCGCGGTCGGCGAGCTTGAGCGTCTCGTTGAGGCGGTTCTGGATCGTCGCCGCCAGCCGCTCGCTCTCCTTGAGGTACTCGACCTGCGCCATGTCCCAGAGGATCAGCGAGAGGTCGCCGTCGTCCTTCGGCGCGGCCGAGGCGGCGCCGGCGGCGTCGTTCTCCAGCGCGGCGGTCGTGCGCGCGGCGTCGTCGGTGGACTCGCGCGCGAGGAAGTAGGTTTCGGCGCCGTGCGCCGCGGCGAAGCGCGAGGCGTTGACGTGGACGGAGACGAAGAGGTCGGCGCGGAGCGTGTTGGCCAGCGCGGCGCGCGCGTCGAGCGGCACGTCCACGTCCGCTTCGCGCGCGAGGACGACTTCGAAGCCGTCGGCCCGCAGCAGGTCGGCGAGCCGCTTCGAGACGTCGAGC includes the following:
- a CDS encoding GerMN domain-containing protein yields the protein MSRSGAGRWLLAGVLALTAAAAGFALVHLVMRGEGQSLGAGLDEAAAPAAPTAPAAAPGSPAAPATTGTPARRKATIFQRAATEEFALVPFETEIDDLPAPGARARQIAQLVLGGVPDAKDALTPTRKPPKLRAVHVTAAGVAWIDLDAASVAGVGADEELSLVGALSRSLTVSMPEIKRVGLLLDGHPRESLAGHVDLKRTYTGAEFPSSADATPDQTSAQ
- a CDS encoding N-acetylmuramoyl-L-alanine amidase, coding for MENPLRRTLAVAAAALAAAAFLAPAALAQAPRAAIKKVVIDPGHGGSEKGAEGPDGLLEKDLTLDVSKRLADLLRADGFEVVLAREADVDVPLDARAALANTLRADLFVSVHVNASRFAAAHGAETYFLARESTDDAARTTAALENDAAGAASAAPKDDGDLSLILWDMAQVEYLKESERLAATIQNRLNETLKLADRGVRQAPFRVLVGATCPAVLVELGFISNKDEAKQLASEEHRKKLAEAVAAAIKQFRAETAARTK